The genomic region CGCGGAGGACGCCGCTCTGGGCGACGACCTCGTGGACGAGTTCGACGGCGCCGCCGGGGAGGACGGCCCCGACGGCCTGGAGGACTGGGCCGACGAGATGCTGGAGCGCGTGGGCGACCCCGAGCTGCCGCCGGTCGCGCCCGAACTCGTGTGCGTCGTGGACCTGGACTACATCGCCGACGACCAGTGGCCGCGCGCCCTGGCCATGCTCTCGCGGAGCCCGCTGCGCGAGGCCGTCACCGCGCCCGCGCGGCTCGTGCTGCCCGACGGCCGGGTGGCCGACGTGCCCTCCTACACCGCCTGGTGGCTGCGCACCCGCGCCCTGGTCGGCGGGCGGGCCCCGGTGGAGCTGCGCACCGCCGACGCCGACCCCGCCCTGGCGGGGCTCTACGACGTGGTGCCCGCCGACGTCGACCCGGAGTTCGCCCGCGCGCTGGGTGTGCGCACGAGCCTCGACGACCTGGTCGCCGACCCCGACGGGCCGGACGACCTCCTCGCCCGGCTGGCCGACCCCGACCGGCACGTGGACCGGGCCGCGCTGCGCCGTGTGTGGGCGGCGCTGGCGGAGGTCGACACCGACCTGGTCACGCCGCCGGCCCGGGTCCGGGCCGTCATCGGCGGCGCGATCGTCGTCGCCGACGCCGAGGACGTCCTGGTCCTGGACTCACCGGACCTGTTGCCGCTGCTCGACGACCGCCCGCTCGTGCTGGCGCCCACGGACACCGCCGACGCGGTGGCCGACGTCCTCGACCTCGCCATGGCGTCGGAGGCCGTGACGGGGGAGATCGGCACCACCGGCCAGCTGCGGCCGGTTCCGGACGAGGCGGCGCTCTTCCTGGAGTCCGACGACGAGCCGGACCGCACCTACCTGCACCACCCGTCGCTCACCGTGGACGGTGTGGAGGTCGAGTGGTACGCGGGGGACGGCACGATCCACGCGGCCACTCCGGAGGGACTGGCGCGGGCACTGTGCTGGCGGGCCGGCCAGTGGCCCCGGCGCCACGCGGTGGCCGCCGCCCTGAGGGACCCCTCGTCGGCGGCCCGCCTCCTGGCCGAGTCCGACCTCGACTGACCACCGCCCGCTCGGGGCGGTGGGGGAGCCACCGGCGGTGCCGGTACGGGGGAAGATCCCGGTGGGCCGCGGGGACGCTACGGGTGCGCCGCGGAGCCCGGTCCGACCCGGAGGTCCGGCCCGCTCCGTGCGGGCCAGTGCTCCAGCAGCGCGTGCAGGGCGTCGAGCGAGCGCGCCCAGGACGCCTCCACCTCGCGGGAGTGCGCGAAGCCGCCGCCGAGTTCGAGGTGGACGTAGCCGTGGAAGGTGCTGCGCAGGAGGCGGCCCGCGTCGGTCAGGTCCGGCTCGGTGAGCCCGTAGCCCCGCAGCATCCCGTACGTCAGGTCCACGCTGCGGCGCAGCCCGGCCGAGTCGGCGACCTCCTCGGGGTCGAACCGCATCTGGGTCGCCGCGTAGCGGCCGGGGTGTTCGAGCGCGTAGTCCCGGTAGGCGTCGGCGAACGCGACCAGCGCGTCCCTGCCCGCACGCCCCGCGACGGCCTCCGCGATGCGCTCGGCCATCTCCTCGCCGGCCAGCACGGCCACCCGGACCCGCAGGTCCCGCAGGTTGCGGACGTGCGAGTACAGGCTGGCGTCCCTCACGCCGAAGCGCCGGGCGAGCGCGGACAGCGTGACCGCCTCGATCCCGGTCTCGTCCGCCATCTCGGCGGCGGCCTCGGTCAGCCTGGCGGCGGATAGCCCGGCGCGGGCCATGGGGTCACCTCCTGGGAAGGGCAGGGAAAAACCTAACACGTACAGGACGCGTCCGTTCCGGAACAGGAACGGGGTACCGCGGCGTCGTAGGTGGTGCCCCCGCACGTGTGCCGGTCGAACGGAATCCCCCCATGCGCGTCCTCGCCTCGTTCCTGCTCCTCGCCGCGACGCTCTCCGCCGCGGGCTGTTCCCGGGCACCCGAAGCCGAGCCCGGCGGATCCCCCGGCGGCCCGAAGGGCGTCCCGGACGAACAGTCCTACGCGGCCGGGGAGCCCTTCGCCGCCGACCTGACCCTGTATCCCGCCGAGGAGGGCGGGCGCCGCACGCCCTTCTACTCCGGCTACCGTCCCGACGTCGGTTTCGGCCCGGACGGGCCCCGGATCGCGTGCGCGGTGCGGCTCCCGGCCGACCTGCCCGCGTTCCCGCCGGGCGAGACCCACACGGTCGTGTTCGAGTGCTCCGACGACGTGGTCGTCGACACCGCCGCGCCGGGGTTCGTCCTGCTGGAGGACGACCACGAGCGCGGCTCCGGCGAGGTCGTCTTCACGGGTGGGTGATCCGCGCGCCCGTCCGCGCACGGGCGGTCGGCGGTGCGCGGCGTCGCGCCCGTCACACGTGGCAGCCGACGGTGACCAGGTAGGCGTCCTCCCAGTCGTCCTCGTAGGCGTGGTCGCGCTAGGGAGGGAACTCCAGGTTCTCCCGGAACGGCGCCATCAGCGGCTTCAGAGTCGCGTCGAGGGTCCCTTCGAGGTCCTGACCGGCAGCGCCCTCGAATTCAAGGGCGAAGAGTAGGGCGAAGTGCACTGCTCTTCCTCCTCCCGGGTTCGGCAGGATCCTCGTGCGGCACGCCCGTCGGGGCAGAGGGTTTTCGGAAGCGCTCGGCCGAACCGGGCTGCGTCACCAGGTCCGTCGCCGGGTCCTCAACGGGCGACGCGGAAGAAGCCCTCCGAGATGAGCGTGCGCAGCGCGTCCGGCGTGCGTTCGCGGATCACCGCCGAGTCCTCGCCCATGAGCTCGGAGATCGCGTCGAGCAGCGGCCCCACCGGCATCGTGCCGTCGCACACGCTCGCCAGCGCCGCCTCCACCGTGCCGATTCGCGCCACCCGGCGCAGGCCGTCGCGCTGGCGCAGCACGATCTTCTCCGGGTCCGGCGCCCCCGGCCGCCCCACGCGCTCCTCCACCACACCGGGAGCGAGCGCCACGTGCGCCGAGAGCAGGGCGGCGTCGGTCAGCCGCAGCGCCGTCATCGCCCCGTCCACGACCTCGGGCAGGTACGGTCCGACCGGCCGCTCGATCTCGTGCCTGAGCTCCTCGACCCGCACGGTGGCGTCCTGGGCGACGTCGTTGCGCAGGCTGATCCAGCCGAACCCGATGCCCTTGATGCCCTCGCGCTCGAAGTAGTCCAGCCAGGCGTCGTAGCGGCGCGTGTACTCGGGCGTGCCGTGCTCGCAGGAGTCGCGCAGCCACAGCTCCACGTACTCGGCCGGGTCCTGGACGTCGCGCTGGACGACCCAGCCCGAACACCCCGTGCCGGTGACCCAGCCGCCGACCCGGTCCTCCCAGTCGTCGCCGTCGGAGTGCACCCAGTTGGCCAGGATCTGGCACCAGCCGCCCTCCGTCAGGTGGGCGGGCGCCTGGCGCACCAGCTCCGCGCACACGGTGTCGCCCGGCAGGTCGGACTCCCGGTAGGTGTACCGCGAGGCCTCCGGCGTGATGACGAACGGCGGGTTCGACACGATCAGGTCGAACCGCTCGCCCTTGACCGGCTCGAACAGCGAGCCCTGGCGGAGCTCGGCGCCGGTGACGCCCGACAGGGCCAGGCTGATCCCGGCCAGGCGCACCGCGCGGGGGTTGAGGTCGGTCGCCACGATCTCGCGGGCCCGCGAGGCCAGGTGCAGCGCCTGCACGCCGCACCCGGTGCCCAGGTCCAGCGCGCGGTCGGCCGGCCCGTTGACGATGAGTTGGGACAGGGTCGAGGACGCGCCGCCCGCGCCCACCACGTGGTCGGGGCTGGGGACGGTACCCGAACCGGGACGCACCTTGGGGTCGGAGACCACGAACCCGGGTCTGCCGTCCTCCAGCTCCCACGGGCCCAGGTGCACCAGGGCGCGGACGACGCGCCCCTCGGGGCCCTCGTCCACGGTCACCAGACCGTTCTCGGCCAGTTCCTCGATGGGCAGTATCGTGCGCGCCGAACGTTCGGGGATGGGCGATCGCAGCCACCACAGGCGCAACAGCAGTCCGAGCCGCTCGTCCCCGCCGGTGGCGCGCAGGGCGGGCACGAGCTCCTCGCGCGCCAGGGCGCGCGCCGCGGCGTCGCCCAGGCGGTCGCGCACGCCCGACACCGTGTAGTCGGCGTCGATGAGGATGCCTCGGAGGCGTTCGGCCAGGCCGCGGGGGAAATCAGTCTCAGACACGTGCCCATTATCAGGCAGGGGGGACGGTGCCCCGTGACGTGCGCTCGGCGTCGCGGCGGGCCTCGGCCTCGGAGCGGCGGCGCAGGAGCCGCGGGATGTAGAGGAACCCGAAGACGCCGAGCGCGATGCCGGTGACGCAGACCCCGATCCACCACCGCTCGGACTCGGGGACGCCCACGGCGAGGAGCACGACGAGCGCGACCGCCCACGCGAGGGTGCCGAGGGCGGCGGGTACGCGGTAGTCGCTCTCGTGGACGTCCGGGTCGGGGCGGCGGGGCTTACGCACGGGTCAAGGCTATCCGCTGGCAGCGATGCGTTGCTCACATCCGATCACCGGATCGCCCGAAGATATGGTGATTCCTCTGAAACACACGTGACTGAGGTGGCGTGAGTTGTACAAAGCTGCAACTAATCTGGCGCAGAATCCTTGTTGTCCCTTAACACGACCAGGTCAGGCTGACGACGTGAACGCACCGAAACCATCCCCCACCGGCACCGCCGGCGCCCCAGCCAATCCCGTGGACCGCTTCTTCCGCGTGTCCGAACGCGGATCGACCGTC from Nocardiopsis aegyptia harbors:
- a CDS encoding TetR/AcrR family transcriptional regulator, which produces MARAGLSAARLTEAAAEMADETGIEAVTLSALARRFGVRDASLYSHVRNLRDLRVRVAVLAGEEMAERIAEAVAGRAGRDALVAFADAYRDYALEHPGRYAATQMRFDPEEVADSAGLRRSVDLTYGMLRGYGLTEPDLTDAGRLLRSTFHGYVHLELGGGFAHSREVEASWARSLDALHALLEHWPARSGPDLRVGPGSAAHP
- a CDS encoding DUF7059 domain-containing protein; its protein translation is MSETDFPRGLAERLRGILIDADYTVSGVRDRLGDAAARALAREELVPALRATGGDERLGLLLRLWWLRSPIPERSARTILPIEELAENGLVTVDEGPEGRVVRALVHLGPWELEDGRPGFVVSDPKVRPGSGTVPSPDHVVGAGGASSTLSQLIVNGPADRALDLGTGCGVQALHLASRAREIVATDLNPRAVRLAGISLALSGVTGAELRQGSLFEPVKGERFDLIVSNPPFVITPEASRYTYRESDLPGDTVCAELVRQAPAHLTEGGWCQILANWVHSDGDDWEDRVGGWVTGTGCSGWVVQRDVQDPAEYVELWLRDSCEHGTPEYTRRYDAWLDYFEREGIKGIGFGWISLRNDVAQDATVRVEELRHEIERPVGPYLPEVVDGAMTALRLTDAALLSAHVALAPGVVEERVGRPGAPDPEKIVLRQRDGLRRVARIGTVEAALASVCDGTMPVGPLLDAISELMGEDSAVIRERTPDALRTLISEGFFRVAR
- a CDS encoding DUF2530 domain-containing protein, coding for MRKPRRPDPDVHESDYRVPAALGTLAWAVALVVLLAVGVPESERWWIGVCVTGIALGVFGFLYIPRLLRRRSEAEARRDAERTSRGTVPPA